From Hemibagrus wyckioides isolate EC202008001 linkage group LG11, SWU_Hwy_1.0, whole genome shotgun sequence:
CAAGACAACCAGCATAAACATGATAGAAAATGATGGTATAATAATATCAAAGATTAGTTTCCTGTTTGTGATGCATAGGAATTaaagtgagacagaaaataAGCGTACTGCACACAGTCTAACTCAATGACTGggtggttatttttatttagattaattATTTATGAAGTTGCTAGTCTTAGATCTGCCTACCTTCTGTTTGTCTGCAGTGGCTCTGAGCTCTTGCAGTTTCTTATCAGTAGGCTGAACCCTGAGgccttcatcacaccactgcaATGCATCTGCATAATTACACAGCTCCATACAGCACTgggctcctacacacacacacacacacacacacacacacacacacacacacacacacacacacacacagagatttttATATGATtactagaaaaaaaatgtgtacattattgttatatattgttCTTGCTGTTCACCTCTGACGATAGCTTTAATGTGGCCTGGTTTCAGTTTCCGTGCAGCGGTTGCATCATTCAAAGCTGATCGCATGTTTCCTACAGAAGGTGAACAAAATGAAAATCCAATCATACTAAAAATGCATTGCATAAATGTTTTCTATTACTGCTGTAAAAACTTTATTACAGCTAAATGTTGTTTCCTTTTATGCTCATTACACTATTGGATTTTGTGTTTAAGAACAAGGCAAACAAACCAAATCAGTATACAGACAGgtgaaaaaggaaaggaagaaacggGCTGTGATATGCAGTGGGGGTACTGGTTTGCATCCACTTGTCTGACTGAACACATTTACGTTATGATGAACTATTTCTTTCCAGATGGAAATGGTCTCATCCGGGAAGACCCTGTCCCTATCCACATGGCATAAGGCCTCACTGAATGATTaaaaatcataatcataataaaatttaaaaataaaaattaaaatcatataTTTTGGGCTTAAACACCAATTGAACTctctccatcaccaccatcaaaaAAACTGACTAAATGAATATCATTTAAAAGAACAATCTCTATTTGTCGAGCATACGTCCAGAAACTTgtagaatacacacactatatcctACTTTATCACACGCAGAACCTATTCTTGTGGACTGTAGTGGCTCAAGTGTTTACCAAATAGTTTTATGTTGATTTTTCCTTACATTTGTCCCAGACTGTAGCTTACTCCAGTGCCACACATGACCAAGACAGCATTTACTATAAGAGAAATATCCTCACCTAGATGAAAGTGAGCTGCCGCACGATTGGTATAAAGGATAGCGTTTAGGTCTGAGTCGGCAGAGTTCTTCTTCAGGCCCGCTGTGTAGGACACTATAGCTTTCTTATAGTTCTTTTCCTTAAAGTACTCATTGCCCTCGTCCTTTAGACTCTTTGCTTGCTCTGCAGGGGAGGAAGTAAAGGTATGTTTAGTAACATGAAGCACTGTATATTTGAAACACTTTAGGAAAAGGCTTAATTATATCAGCTTGAGAAGCTGTATACAGGAGATATCCTCCTGAAATACTCCTTGCTGCAAAAGTCCAGTGGGCGGAGTCTGACCTGATCCAGCACCACCTACCTGGGAAGAGTCAAGCCCATAGTTAAGGGAATGTAAACAAGTAGCTGCATAAAGATGTTAAATATGTTATTCCTTGGTTTAGGGATATAGGAGGTGATGGATCAGGTCCAGCTCCACCCCTGGTCTTTCGGTTCTGCAGCGAGGACTACCACATACCCTCAGGTGGTCGGTCATCATCATGTATAATGGACTGAAGACACGCAAGATCAGGGTGTTTAACAGGGTCTATTTCCCCTGGAGCAGACTTCATGAACATGGGCACGTTATCAAACTCCTAGGATGCAAGATCACAGTTAATAAGTGACTACAACCGCTAATGTACTAAATCAGTTAATAATAATTACGACGATAATGCCAAACCCTTTACTATTATGCAAGAAATAACCATATTATATTCTTTAttcattaacaaacaaacagctgtTACAGATTTTACACAGATCTATTCTTACCTCCTCCCAGTTGCTTTCACTGAACGCATTTTTGTATTTGTGCGTCTTAAATTTCTCCATAAACTCGTCCATGCCATCATCGCTGTCTTCTTCACGGGCCTGGGAAGCCATTGCTTTTGTTTCCCTGTAGTGTATCTTTTATGACacggctttttttttaattcacgtTCAGACGAAACATCAGAAACACAGCATCCTGTACACTCCAGCGGTGATGCATTTAGTAAACACATGTGCGTTCCGCTACTTCCGGGAGTTGACGTCAGCCCACTACGTCATTTTAAACGGCAGTGAGTTGACGAACCTGCTGAGGATGTTTAACGCCACCTTGTGGTCAGGAGCACATTTCAAGTCCACCTTCttccaaataaacaaactctggtcatttttttttttatcaaccaAAACATGACCAATGAGCTGTTATTATAGAGCAAGATGTGCTAGAGTAGGGGATCATAGAATATTGAGCATAGATACAAAACACTGGACCCCTAAATATAATAACTCATGCCTTCCACCActataacaaaaaaacaccaaacaaaCTGTGGCTGGAGTTCAGAGACCCGAGGAGGTCCCCAGACTTGAGAACCTGTTCTAAAGAGCATGAGAGCTCTCATTTACACAAGACTACTCGAGAATGACTAAAGAAATTGTTTTCGGTGTACTATCTTATCATGCACTGGGGAAAGGTACAAAAGGCTCAGAAACATCTATTTTGATTACAGGAAGACTTTAAAGCAAGAAAAACCCAAAGCAAAATACCACTGGGGAAAAACAGTTACCTTTCTGGGGAAAAACAGatgatttgtttaaaaatccAGTTAGTGAAACGGTTATATTTGAAGCAATGATAATGCCACTGTATAATCTAATGTCGTTATTTTTCTTCGGTTGATCCCGTTAGGGGTTGCCACAGTGCATCATCTCATCtacatatttgatttggttCAGGTTTTATGCCAGTGTCCTTTCCGACACAACCCTCCCTTTTCACCCAGGcctgggaccagcactgagttAAACCCCACAGTGACTGGATCAGTTCCCTGGCCAGGATTCACACACCAGCCAtggcagagagagtgtgtaatctTTCATAAATGTCATATTCTTACAGAGCTATCAGTACTGAATGCAGACTACCTCAGTAGAATAAAAAAgcttataaatgtatttaaagagagaaaaataagaaacaaagaaaaaaaataagcctcaagaaggaaaagagaaatcaagaaagaaaaaaaatatggtaAATATCTATAGTGATATTCTTAAATGCATCTTATTCTTGTTGTGAGTACCTGATTTTTGCAATCATGACACAATCCACATCATGATGCCTGTTACTGTTACCAACCGTCTCTAAAAAAGATGCAAAATGCACTTTGCGAAGAAACTTTTTTcaaagaaatgtatttttttttttagtataaaCCGATCAGCTTTATTAAAAGAAGGTCATTATCAGCAGACATGGAAAGCACCATATTTGATACATACTTCCATACatcaatgacaaaaaacaaactcTTTCTTAAATGCTTTCTCATATTTCAGATCATATGAAGTTACGCACTCCAAAGTAGTTTAGATATCAGAGTTTCTCAACTCTAGTCCTGAAGGCCCACTTCCCTGCAGAGCTTTAGACATTCCCAGCATCCATCTCATGCTAAAAGCATGAAAAGCTTGAAAATGTAGAGGATTCGACAGTGTTAAACTGTCTCAACTCCAGTCAAAACGTGCATCAAGGCATCTTTACTGAGGTACATTGTCTCCCCACTGCTCTGACACACCACTTCAAACACGGGCTGCTCCTCCATGGCCTTTTGTCCAACCACCACCACATACGGGTAACCCAGCATGTTAGCGTCTTTTAGCCGCTTCCCAATGGTCAACTGGGTTCTGTCATCTAGAACCACTTCTCCTTTTAGATTTGGTAAGCTGTTTCCTAAGCTTTGTGCAAGTTCCTCTGCCAAGTGGATGGCTTCACCGGCTTTGCTGCCCTTTTTTGGGGGCAGGATGCACACTTGATAAGGCGCAAGAAGCCCAGGCCAACGAATGTAGTCCTCAGAGGAGAGCACCTCAATGGATGCAGCAAGGATGCGATTAACACCCAGGCCAAAACAGCCCATCTCTGTCACTGAAGGCTTGTTCTGAGCATTAACAAACGTGGCATTAAATACTTTGGAATATTTTGTTCCAAGATAGAAAGTATGTCCCAGTTCAATGCCTTTTGACTCGGTGAGATGAGTCGTGTGGCACTGAGGGCAGTCAGTTTGACCTGCTTCCACGGTTTCGACATTAGCGGAGAAGCCACAATTCCCACACATAAGCAGACGGTCTTCTCCTATATCAGCTGGCAGATGAAACTCATGTGAGAGCGTTCCCCCGATATTACCGGTAGCAGCCTGCACCTGTACCCACCTCAGACCGAGACGGTCAAACAGGCGAGCGTAGGCCTGGCACACAGAGCGGTAGGTGTGCAGAGCAGCTTCCTCGCTGATGTCAAAGGAGTACATGTCTTTCATGTAGAACTCTCGACCTCGGAGCAATCCAAACTTCGGCTTCTGCTCATCACGGAATTTCCGGGTAACCTGCAAAAATCAAAACTCTACATGATGCCTACAAAATACAACATAAAGTATACCAGAACGAAAGTCCATTCTGTAGCCAATACCTGATAAAGCAGCAGTGGCAGCTGTTTATAAGATAACGTGCTCTGAGATGCCAGCAGATCCGTCACTGCCTCCTCGTGTGTCGGGCCGAGACAGTACTCCGCATTGTGTCGATCCTGCAACCTGAACATCTCCTTCCCCATGAGCTCCCATCGCCCACTCCGCTTCCAGAGCTCGGCTCCACACAGAGCTGGCATGTCCACTTTCTGTCCACCAATAGCCTGCATTTCCTCATCAATGAGTCTCACTAGCTTCTCCATGGAGCGCAGAGCAGCAGGAAGGTAGTAGAAGCAGCCTGGGTTGGAGCTGTGAATGAGGCCAGCCTTCAGCATCAGCCTCTGGCTGCGGCACGTCATGTCCCCGGTATCCTGGCCTTCACGCAGGTTCGAAGGCTGGAAGATCCTTGATACCAAAGGTGTTGGAGTCAGTGGTTTGGAGGAAACGCGAGCGGAGCACTGTGATGCTTGTGGATGGCAGTAGTGACTCCTGCTGCATGTTTTGCTCAGTAAGCTGGGTAGCAGGGTACAGGCTTTGCGCCGACAGAGGTGCGTCAATGTCTCCATTGTGAAggcttttgttaaaaaaaatctgtgaggGAAAACGGATAAGATAATGTAAAGGAATACTTGCCCTTAATCATTTGCCTCTTGAGCATCTGCTAAAGTTTTAGGTTCACTTATGTTTAGCTCTGAAATTAACTGTATGTTAAATGTGAATATATCAGAATATATCTacttctctcctctctacaTAAACTAGGTCTTTCCCAAGATATAGTTCGAATGAGGATCTGAAGATCAATCCAATCTCCTGATTGACAATTGCCAAATTTCTAACAAAGAATAACATATTCAAATCAGATAATAGTCACTTGTGGGGCATCTGATGGCAAATAAGCataaaactactactactactactactactaataataataataataataataatactgccAGTAATTTGCTCTGAACAGAGGATACATTTCCCAAAGCTTATAGCACAAAGATGTCAAATTCACTCTGGATCAATTAagtgtctttctatctatccatccatccatccatccatccatccatccatctatctatcaggcataacagtatgaccatctgcctaatattgtgttggtccccttttgctgtcaaaacagccctgacccatgatgcactgtgtattctgacacctgtctatcaaaaccagcattaacttcttcagtaatttgagcaacagtagctcgtctgttggatcggatcacacgggccagccatcgctccccacgtgcatcaatgacccttggacgtccatgaccctgtcgccggttcaccactgttccttccttggaccacttttgatagatactgaccactgcagactgggaacaccccacaagagctgcagttttggagatgctctgatccagtggtctagccatcaaaatttggcccttgtcaaactcactcaaatccttacgcttgaccatttttcctgcttctaacacatcaactaaatgttcacttgctgcttaatatatcccacccactaacaggtgccatgatgaggagataatcagtcttattcactttacatttcactgctcataatgttatgcctgatcggtgtatatatatctgaagatagatagatagatagatagatagatagatagatagatagatagatagttagacAGATGCACATATCGCACATATGGACACATTATACCTCCTAGAACCAATTTATACCCTTGCTTCAATAGATAATCTTACCTGGATATCTTATGAGTGTTGCTGTAAGCAAAAATATTGCTTACTGGAAATCtttttaaacacactgtactgtctttactctccccacgtgtatccTGTGATGAATCAGGGAGTTCTCCCTTATTATTTCCTCTGCTTATTAGGAATCTAAATCAATGTCCGGATTTGTATAAAGGTGCATTGAGACTTTGtctatttctaaataatttgAAATATAATTTGGGCCTATAGCCCAAGGTCAGTAAATGTGAAGAGGTGTTGTTAACGCAGTTAGTTTAGTCCAAACCGGAACATATTATTCTGAATCATAAGATGAATTTACTCTGCGCCTCTGCAGCAGCTGTTTACACAAAGGCgttta
This genomic window contains:
- the ttc4 gene encoding tetratricopeptide repeat protein 4: MASQAREEDSDDGMDEFMEKFKTHKYKNAFSESNWEEEFDNVPMFMKSAPGEIDPVKHPDLACLQSIIHDDDRPPEEQAKSLKDEGNEYFKEKNYKKAIVSYTAGLKKNSADSDLNAILYTNRAAAHFHLGNMRSALNDATAARKLKPGHIKAIVRGAQCCMELCNYADALQWCDEGLRVQPTDKKLQELRATADKQKRAAERDARKAKAKEKKQQNERGALLAAIKERGIRLLKAEKAMRRGSDSEDDEGSTAAMAELSLDGLSCQEATGAQVYLDEQGALHWPVLFLYPEHRQTDFISAFCENSSFIDHLVVMFGEELPPWDTDKKYQPPNLQMFFEDHEKGHLYEVHLETSLLDVLQRPGCSVKAGTPSFIILVKGSPFCKQFLSGKKVHRLP
- the pars2 gene encoding probable proline--tRNA ligase, mitochondrial, whose protein sequence is METLTHLCRRKACTLLPSLLSKTCSRSHYCHPQASQCSARVSSKPLTPTPLVSRIFQPSNLREGQDTGDMTCRSQRLMLKAGLIHSSNPGCFYYLPAALRSMEKLVRLIDEEMQAIGGQKVDMPALCGAELWKRSGRWELMGKEMFRLQDRHNAEYCLGPTHEEAVTDLLASQSTLSYKQLPLLLYQVTRKFRDEQKPKFGLLRGREFYMKDMYSFDISEEAALHTYRSVCQAYARLFDRLGLRWVQVQAATGNIGGTLSHEFHLPADIGEDRLLMCGNCGFSANVETVEAGQTDCPQCHTTHLTESKGIELGHTFYLGTKYSKVFNATFVNAQNKPSVTEMGCFGLGVNRILAASIEVLSSEDYIRWPGLLAPYQVCILPPKKGSKAGEAIHLAEELAQSLGNSLPNLKGEVVLDDRTQLTIGKRLKDANMLGYPYVVVVGQKAMEEQPVFEVVCQSSGETMYLSKDALMHVLTGVETV